In Pseudomonas poae, a single genomic region encodes these proteins:
- a CDS encoding NAD(P)-dependent oxidoreductase, with amino-acid sequence MRMRLMLLGGGNALGQALIRLGAEEDIGFLAPKPPQDGWDAASLTQLLDDTRPDALINLAYYFDWFQAETVSETRLAAQEFAIERLAELCQHHTITLLQPSSYRVFDGSRATAYSEKDEPVPLGLRGQALWRIEQSVRATCPQHVLLRFGWLLDDSVDGTLGRFLARAERPDELLMADDRRGNPTPVDDAARVIISVLKQLDCAAPLWGTYHYAGQEATTPLALGQAILTEARSYHPLAIESPTAQAHAARPDASDEPQHAVLACKKILHTFGIKPRAWRAGLPALLDRFYRHT; translated from the coding sequence ATGCGAATGCGCCTTATGTTACTGGGCGGCGGGAATGCCCTCGGGCAGGCGCTGATTCGCCTCGGTGCAGAGGAAGACATCGGTTTCCTCGCACCCAAACCGCCCCAAGACGGCTGGGATGCCGCGAGTCTCACCCAATTGCTCGACGACACCCGTCCCGATGCGTTGATCAATCTCGCCTACTATTTCGACTGGTTCCAGGCCGAAACTGTCAGCGAGACCCGGCTGGCCGCCCAGGAGTTCGCCATAGAACGCCTGGCCGAGCTCTGCCAGCACCACACCATCACCCTGCTGCAACCGTCCAGCTACCGCGTGTTCGATGGCTCCCGTGCCACCGCCTACAGCGAGAAGGACGAGCCGGTGCCCCTGGGCCTGCGCGGCCAGGCGCTGTGGCGGATCGAGCAAAGCGTACGCGCCACCTGCCCGCAACACGTACTGCTGCGGTTTGGCTGGTTGCTGGATGACAGTGTCGACGGCACCCTGGGCCGCTTCCTGGCGCGGGCCGAAAGGCCGGATGAGTTGCTGATGGCGGATGACCGTCGCGGCAATCCGACGCCGGTCGACGATGCGGCACGGGTGATCATCTCGGTACTCAAGCAGCTTGATTGCGCGGCGCCGTTGTGGGGCACCTACCATTACGCCGGCCAAGAGGCGACTACACCGTTGGCGCTGGGCCAGGCGATCCTCACAGAAGCGCGCAGCTATCACCCGCTGGCGATCGAATCCCCTACCGCCCAGGCCCATGCGGCACGGCCGGATGCCAGCGATGAGCCGCAGCACGCGGTGTTAGCGTGTAAGAAAATCCTGCACACCTTTGGCATCAAGCCACGGGCGTGGCGGGCGGGGTTGCCGGCGTTGCTGGATCGTTTCTACCGGCATACCTGA
- a CDS encoding outer membrane protein OmpW, protein MNKSLLGASLFALALVAPVAHAHEAGDILVRAGAITVNPKADSGHVKVDQGPLAGTNLGGKATMSSDTQLGLNFAYMLTNHVGIELLAATPFEHDVKIKGTALGAANGKLGTLKHLPPTLSVVYYPLDNKSAFQPYVGAGINYTWIYDEHVGSRAQGEGFSNFKAENSWGWAAQIGADYMINDKWMINAQARYIDISTKATVDNNALGQGTRAKVNVDVDPMVYMVGIGYKF, encoded by the coding sequence ATGAACAAGTCTCTGCTCGGCGCGTCCCTCTTCGCGCTAGCCCTCGTCGCCCCTGTCGCACACGCTCACGAAGCGGGCGATATTCTGGTTCGCGCGGGCGCGATCACCGTTAACCCGAAGGCCGACAGCGGCCACGTCAAGGTTGACCAGGGCCCATTGGCGGGCACCAACCTGGGCGGTAAGGCGACCATGAGCAGCGACACCCAACTGGGCCTGAACTTCGCCTACATGCTCACCAATCACGTGGGTATCGAACTGCTGGCGGCCACGCCGTTCGAGCATGACGTGAAGATCAAGGGCACCGCCCTCGGCGCCGCCAACGGCAAGCTCGGCACCCTGAAACACCTGCCGCCAACCCTGAGCGTCGTGTACTACCCGCTGGACAACAAATCCGCTTTCCAACCGTACGTGGGCGCCGGTATCAACTACACCTGGATCTACGACGAACACGTCGGCAGCCGTGCCCAGGGCGAAGGTTTCAGCAACTTCAAGGCTGAGAACTCCTGGGGCTGGGCCGCACAGATCGGCGCAGACTACATGATCAACGACAAGTGGATGATCAACGCCCAGGCGCGCTACATCGACATCAGCACCAAGGCCACCGTGGACAACAACGCGCTGGGCCAAGGCACTCGCGCCAAGGTCAATGTGGACGTGGATCCGATGGTTTACATGGTGGGTATTGGCTACAAGTTCTGA
- a CDS encoding ABC transporter ATP-binding protein, which produces MTQALIELSDLGFNWPGHPQLLDIPAFRLDAGETLFLKGPSGSGKTTLLGLLGGVQKPSQGSIRLLGQELTELSAGARDRFRVDHTGYIFQQFNLLPFLSVRENVELPCHFSKLRAQRAKQRHGSVDQAAATLLAHLGLKDNDLLERRADSLSIGQQQRVAAARALIGQPELVIADEPTSALDYDAREAFIQLLFAECREAGASLLFVSHDQSLAPLFDRNLSLAELNRAATPAEV; this is translated from the coding sequence ATGACCCAAGCACTGATTGAACTGTCTGACCTGGGCTTCAACTGGCCTGGTCACCCACAGTTGCTGGACATCCCCGCGTTCCGCCTGGACGCGGGGGAAACCCTGTTTCTCAAAGGCCCGAGCGGCAGTGGCAAAACCACGCTGCTGGGGCTGCTGGGCGGTGTGCAGAAGCCCAGCCAAGGCAGCATCCGCCTGCTCGGCCAGGAACTGACCGAACTCTCGGCCGGTGCCCGCGACCGGTTCCGTGTCGACCACACCGGCTATATCTTCCAGCAGTTCAACCTGCTGCCGTTCCTGTCGGTGCGCGAGAACGTCGAGTTGCCGTGCCACTTTTCCAAATTGCGTGCGCAACGCGCCAAGCAACGCCACGGCAGTGTCGACCAGGCCGCCGCAACCTTGCTCGCGCACCTGGGTTTGAAAGATAACGACTTGCTGGAGCGCCGTGCCGATTCGCTCTCCATCGGCCAGCAACAACGCGTGGCCGCTGCCCGCGCGCTGATCGGCCAGCCGGAATTGGTGATCGCCGACGAACCCACATCAGCCCTGGACTACGACGCTCGCGAAGCCTTCATTCAGCTGTTGTTCGCCGAATGCCGTGAGGCCGGCGCCAGCCTGTTGTTCGTCAGCCATGACCAAAGCCTGGCGCCGTTGTTCGACCGCAACCTGTCGCTGGCCGAACTCAATCGCGCCGCCACGCCCGCAGAGGTTTGA
- the trxA gene encoding thioredoxin yields MSEPTPYIFDVTTATFDQAVIENSFHKPVLVDFWAEWCAPCKALMPLLAQVAESYQGELLLAKVDCEAEQDIVARFGIRSLPTVVLFKDGQPVDGFAGAQPESAVRAMLEPHVQMPPPAAADPLEQAQALFADGRISDAEAVLVALLGEDNTNAAALILYARCLAERGELGEAQAVLDAVKSDEHKAALAGAKAQITFLRQAADLPDAADLKSRLAQNPQDDEAAYQLSIQQLARQQYDAALEGLLKLFIRNRSYSEGLPHKTLLQVFELLGNDHPLVTVYRRKLFAALY; encoded by the coding sequence ATGAGTGAGCCCACGCCGTATATCTTCGATGTCACCACTGCCACGTTCGACCAGGCGGTGATCGAGAATTCGTTTCACAAGCCTGTGCTGGTGGATTTCTGGGCCGAGTGGTGTGCGCCATGCAAGGCGTTGATGCCGTTGCTGGCACAGGTTGCCGAGAGCTATCAGGGCGAGCTGCTGTTGGCCAAGGTCGATTGCGAGGCCGAACAGGATATCGTCGCGCGCTTTGGTATTCGCAGCCTGCCGACGGTGGTGCTGTTCAAGGATGGCCAGCCGGTGGATGGGTTTGCCGGGGCGCAGCCGGAGTCGGCGGTGCGGGCGATGTTGGAGCCGCATGTACAGATGCCACCACCGGCTGCAGCGGACCCGCTGGAGCAGGCGCAAGCACTGTTTGCTGACGGTCGCATCAGCGATGCCGAGGCGGTGCTGGTGGCCTTGCTGGGCGAGGACAATACCAACGCTGCGGCGCTGATCCTGTATGCACGCTGCCTGGCCGAACGTGGTGAGCTGGGTGAAGCCCAGGCCGTGCTGGACGCCGTGAAGAGCGACGAGCACAAAGCCGCACTCGCCGGCGCCAAGGCGCAGATCACGTTCCTGCGTCAGGCTGCCGACCTGCCGGACGCCGCCGACTTGAAAAGCCGTCTGGCGCAAAACCCGCAAGACGATGAGGCGGCCTATCAGTTGAGCATCCAGCAACTGGCGCGCCAGCAGTACGACGCGGCGCTGGAAGGTTTGCTCAAGTTGTTTATCCGCAACCGCAGCTACAGCGAAGGCCTGCCCCACAAGACCTTGCTGCAGGTGTTCGAGTTGCTGGGCAATGACCACCCGCTGGTCACGGTGTACCGCCGCAAGTTGTTCGCTGCGTTGTACTAA